One stretch of Lachnospiraceae bacterium oral taxon 096 DNA includes these proteins:
- the trpD gene encoding anthranilate phosphoribosyltransferase, protein MIGEAIKKLVQRQNLSYDEAVACMDEIMSGNTDPIQTSAFLTALSMKGETIEEITACAVGMRAHCKKLENAMDVLEIVGTGGDGSNSFNISTTSAIVVAAAGVPIAKHGNRSASSKSGAADCLEALGVNIVLEPEKAKELLEKINICFLFAQNYHQSMKYVAPVRKILGIKTVFNLLGPLTNPAGANMQLLGVYDESLVRPMAEVLMKLGVKRGMVVYGQERLDEISVTAPTTICDFTDGTIKEYVIEPENFGIERCKKEDILGGEAAENAKITLEILNGELGAKRNAVLMNAGAGLYVAGKVKSIADGIALAAETIDSKKAKKKLEEFIALSNA, encoded by the coding sequence ATGATCGGTGAGGCGATTAAAAAATTAGTACAGAGACAGAATTTAAGCTATGATGAGGCAGTGGCCTGCATGGATGAAATTATGTCAGGAAATACAGACCCCATTCAGACTTCGGCATTTTTGACGGCCTTATCTATGAAGGGAGAGACGATTGAAGAGATTACGGCCTGTGCGGTGGGAATGCGGGCTCATTGCAAGAAGTTGGAAAATGCCATGGATGTTCTAGAGATTGTGGGAACTGGTGGAGATGGCTCAAATTCATTTAATATTTCGACGACATCGGCTATCGTTGTGGCAGCAGCAGGTGTTCCTATTGCAAAGCATGGCAATCGCTCAGCTTCTTCAAAGTCAGGAGCAGCCGATTGTTTGGAGGCTTTGGGGGTAAATATTGTATTGGAGCCAGAAAAGGCGAAGGAACTATTGGAAAAAATCAATATTTGCTTTTTATTTGCACAAAATTATCATCAGTCAATGAAGTATGTGGCCCCAGTGAGAAAAATCTTGGGGATTAAAACAGTGTTTAATCTTTTGGGACCACTTACAAATCCAGCGGGGGCCAATATGCAACTTTTGGGTGTCTATGATGAATCACTGGTAAGACCAATGGCGGAAGTTTTGATGAAGCTTGGTGTCAAGAGAGGAATGGTTGTCTATGGTCAGGAGAGGCTGGATGAAATTTCTGTAACTGCACCGACAACAATTTGTGATTTTACTGATGGAACGATCAAGGAATATGTGATTGAGCCAGAGAATTTTGGCATAGAGCGTTGCAAAAAGGAAGATATTTTGGGTGGAGAAGCAGCAGAAAATGCAAAAATTACCTTAGAGATTTTAAATGGTGAACTTGGAGCAAAGAGAAATGCTGTGTTAATGAATGCAGGAGCAGGACTCTATGTTGCAGGAAAGGTAAAGAGCATTGCTGATGGAATTGCACTGGCAGCCGAGACCATTGATAGCAAAAAGGCAAAGAAAAAATTGGAAGAGTTTATTGCTCTTTCCAATGCATAG
- the trpC gene encoding indole-3-glycerol phosphate synthase TrpC encodes MILDELSNYARERVALAKEKECLESIKKRAMETKKGEHRFFAALEKENLRFICEVKKASPSKGIISEDFPYLEIAKAYEKAGADAISVLTEPKWFLGSDEIFKEIRKNVSTPMIRKDFTVDEYQIYEAKLMGADAVLLICAILDTKTIKDYIQICDELGLDALVETHNEEEIASALEAGARIIGVNNRNLKDFSVDFSNASRLREKIPSDILFVCESGVKDGKDIEVIAKMGADAALIGETLMRAEDKKTLLQQFFEAAGR; translated from the coding sequence ATGATATTAGATGAATTGTCAAATTATGCGAGAGAGAGGGTAGCTCTTGCAAAGGAGAAGGAGTGCTTAGAAAGCATAAAAAAGCGGGCAATGGAGACAAAAAAGGGAGAACATCGCTTTTTTGCTGCCTTAGAAAAAGAAAATTTGCGTTTCATATGTGAAGTCAAGAAGGCATCACCATCTAAGGGGATTATCTCTGAAGATTTTCCTTATTTAGAGATTGCTAAAGCTTATGAAAAGGCGGGAGCAGATGCCATTTCTGTTCTCACAGAACCAAAGTGGTTTCTTGGAAGTGATGAAATTTTTAAAGAAATCAGAAAAAATGTGTCAACTCCAATGATTCGAAAAGATTTTACAGTAGATGAGTATCAAATCTATGAAGCAAAGCTAATGGGAGCAGATGCAGTGCTTCTCATTTGTGCGATATTGGATACAAAGACAATCAAGGACTATATTCAAATTTGTGATGAATTGGGATTAGATGCTTTGGTAGAGACACATAATGAAGAGGAAATTGCATCGGCACTAGAAGCAGGGGCAAGAATAATTGGTGTCAATAATCGAAATTTAAAGGATTTTAGTGTTGATTTTTCCAATGCCAGCCGATTGAGAGAAAAGATTCCAAGTGATATACTCTTTGTCTGTGAAAGTGGTGTAAAGGATGGAAAAGATATCGAAGTGATTGCCAAGATGGGAGCAGATGCTGCATTGATTGGAGAGACCTTGATGCGAGCAGAGGATAAGAAAACTTTGTTGCAGCAATTTTTTGAGGCGGCTGGACGATGA
- a CDS encoding aminodeoxychorismate/anthranilate synthase component II has product MILLIDNYDSFSYNLYQLIGKINPDIRVIRNDEYCVSEIERMKPEYIIISPGPKAPAQAGVSMEVIEKLGKQIPILGICLGHQAICQVFGATVSYAKELMHGKQSMAKVDHNSKLFVGLPDEIAVARYHSLAALPETMPKCLKVTAKTEDGEIMAVEHEKYPIYGMQFHPESILTPEGENILKNFFTNVR; this is encoded by the coding sequence GTGATTTTACTAATTGATAATTATGACAGTTTTTCGTATAATTTATACCAATTGATTGGAAAGATCAATCCAGATATCCGTGTGATTCGAAATGATGAATACTGTGTATCTGAAATTGAGAGGATGAAGCCAGAGTATATTATTATTTCGCCAGGACCAAAGGCACCAGCACAAGCAGGAGTTTCGATGGAGGTCATTGAAAAATTGGGAAAACAAATTCCAATTCTTGGCATTTGCCTTGGGCATCAGGCAATCTGCCAAGTCTTTGGGGCAACGGTTTCCTATGCCAAGGAATTAATGCATGGAAAACAATCTATGGCAAAAGTTGATCACAACAGTAAGTTATTTGTAGGACTACCTGATGAAATTGCAGTGGCAAGATATCACTCTCTGGCAGCACTTCCTGAGACGATGCCGAAGTGCTTAAAAGTGACAGCAAAGACCGAAGATGGAGAGATTATGGCTGTGGAGCATGAGAAGTACCCAATTTATGGAATGCAATTTCATCCAGAGTCAATTTTGACACCAGAAGGCGAAAATATTTTAAAGAATTTCTTTACAAATGTGAGATAG